In Herpetosiphon gulosus, one genomic interval encodes:
- a CDS encoding S8 family peptidase — MKRLFVSSMLILAVSAFAGSNSSFAQSRDVEKPVDIGDAVGLDLNAPAVPGQFVIKFKNSTSKASRANTLSALGAVQIDRIEALDAEVVEFASLKSNDSLAMRQAMVESLLKDGNIEYAEPNFIYTSTYTPNDPGRSSQWAWGVTQAYTGWDITRGSSSVVVAVVDTGIQSTHPDLDAKIVAGYDYIDNDSTPNDGNGHGTHVAGTVAAETNNSTGGAGTCPNCRLMGVRVLNNSGSGTLAGVANGITYAANNGAKVINLSLGGGGSTALQNAVNYAWGRGVFLACAAGNSNTSSTTSAYPAAYTNCFAVASTTSTDARSSFSNYGTWVEVAAPGSSIYSTWINSGYNTINGTSMATPHVAGLAGLLSSKGLTNSQIKSKICSSSDQISGTGTRWTCGRINIYKAVQ; from the coding sequence TTGAAGCGTCTGTTTGTTTCGAGCATGTTGATCTTGGCGGTTAGTGCGTTTGCTGGCTCAAATTCATCGTTCGCCCAGTCACGCGATGTAGAAAAACCCGTCGATATTGGCGATGCCGTTGGTCTCGACCTCAATGCCCCTGCTGTTCCTGGACAATTTGTCATCAAATTCAAGAATTCAACCTCAAAAGCCAGCCGCGCCAACACCTTGAGTGCCTTGGGCGCAGTGCAAATCGATCGGATCGAAGCGCTTGACGCTGAAGTCGTCGAATTTGCTAGCTTGAAGAGCAACGATAGTTTGGCGATGCGCCAAGCCATGGTTGAAAGCTTGCTCAAAGATGGCAACATTGAATATGCCGAACCCAACTTTATCTATACTTCAACCTACACTCCCAACGACCCAGGTCGTAGCTCACAATGGGCATGGGGTGTAACCCAAGCATACACTGGTTGGGATATTACTCGCGGTAGCAGCAGCGTTGTCGTTGCGGTTGTTGACACTGGGATTCAAAGCACTCACCCTGATTTGGATGCCAAAATTGTCGCTGGCTACGACTACATCGATAATGACTCAACGCCAAATGATGGTAATGGCCACGGTACGCACGTCGCTGGGACGGTTGCTGCTGAAACCAACAATAGCACTGGTGGCGCAGGAACCTGCCCCAACTGTCGCTTGATGGGCGTTCGCGTCTTGAATAACAGTGGTAGCGGTACGTTGGCTGGCGTGGCCAATGGCATCACCTACGCTGCTAACAATGGCGCAAAAGTCATCAACTTGAGCCTTGGTGGCGGTGGTTCAACGGCCTTGCAAAATGCCGTCAACTACGCTTGGGGCCGTGGGGTGTTCTTGGCTTGTGCCGCTGGTAACAGCAACACCTCAAGCACTACTAGCGCTTACCCAGCTGCTTATACCAACTGTTTCGCGGTTGCATCAACGACTTCAACCGATGCCCGCTCATCATTCTCAAACTATGGTACGTGGGTCGAAGTAGCCGCCCCTGGTTCGAGCATCTACTCAACCTGGATTAACAGTGGCTACAACACGATCAATGGTACCTCAATGGCTACCCCGCACGTTGCAGGTTTGGCTGGCTTGTTGTCATCAAAAGGCTTGACCAACAGCCAAATCAAGAGCAAAATCTGCTCAAGCTCCGACCAAATTAGCGGTACTGGCACGCGCTGGACTTGCGGTCGGATCAACATCTACAAAGCTGTTCAATAG
- a CDS encoding sugar ABC transporter substrate-binding protein, with the protein MEKPTNKPQVLVNSVGYSRRDFLRFSAFTTVGLLAGCGTTSATPVSTATPTKPKIGLVMKSLSNEFFQQMQAGAEEYARQNATRFDFTATGINDERDFATQIASFERLVNEQYAVIVLAPADSIALVAPVAKAVKAGIVVINIDVALDEATKKAAGIDLAFFGPDNRAGAKMSGDVLAKALGTGGKVAVLEGNPEADNAVQRRLGFDDAIADGSLNLVVAESGHWETSEGQSITAAWLKKYPDLQGIMCANDSMAFGAVQALEAANMLDKIKVVGFDNIPAVQPLIKDGKMLATVEQYGAQMAAIGMDYGYRTLKGEKFSGWIRTELKLITKDNL; encoded by the coding sequence ATGGAAAAGCCAACCAACAAGCCGCAAGTTCTGGTAAACTCCGTCGGATATTCCCGCCGTGACTTCCTCCGTTTCAGTGCGTTTACCACTGTCGGGCTACTCGCTGGCTGTGGAACAACCAGTGCTACCCCCGTTAGCACCGCTACCCCAACTAAACCCAAAATTGGACTCGTCATGAAATCGTTGAGCAACGAGTTTTTCCAACAAATGCAAGCTGGCGCTGAAGAATATGCCCGCCAAAATGCAACCCGCTTTGATTTCACTGCCACTGGCATTAACGATGAGCGCGATTTCGCCACCCAAATTGCTTCCTTCGAGCGCTTGGTTAATGAGCAATATGCTGTGATTGTGTTGGCTCCCGCCGATTCGATTGCCTTGGTTGCTCCAGTTGCCAAAGCCGTCAAAGCAGGCATCGTGGTGATCAACATCGATGTTGCGCTCGATGAAGCAACCAAAAAAGCCGCTGGCATCGATCTAGCCTTTTTTGGCCCCGATAACCGCGCCGGAGCCAAAATGTCGGGCGATGTGCTGGCCAAAGCCTTAGGCACAGGCGGCAAAGTCGCCGTGCTCGAAGGCAATCCAGAGGCCGATAATGCCGTCCAACGCCGCCTAGGCTTTGATGATGCTATTGCCGATGGCAGCTTAAATTTAGTTGTTGCTGAAAGTGGTCACTGGGAAACCAGCGAAGGTCAAAGCATCACCGCCGCCTGGCTCAAAAAGTACCCCGACCTGCAAGGAATCATGTGCGCCAACGATTCAATGGCTTTTGGGGCAGTCCAAGCGCTCGAAGCTGCCAATATGCTCGATAAAATCAAAGTCGTGGGCTTTGATAATATTCCTGCTGTGCAACCGTTGATCAAAGATGGTAAAATGCTGGCGACCGTCGAACAATACGGTGCTCAAATGGCAGCGATCGGTATGGACTACGGCTATCGCACCCTCAAAGGCGAGAAATTTAGCGGCTGGATTCGCACCGAGCTAAAATTAATCACCAAAGATAATCTCTAG
- a CDS encoding STAS domain-containing protein, whose product MRFKALLAGLFRINHADANIRRRGKAIVGITFFLVCCITLIGIFSIFAAGWRETALLTSPFGLLGLAAIWLARRGMANRAAGLLIAAALVALVAAPVLANRVAFTPFFFLLPILMAFVTLSPRGLLFASGTSVASVGLLAWLTQNIPQTLPQNSEVFGLASTLLLIIIGLGYVGSRTTHQAIQAMNLAQQQSRELTNTLQVERDQLSQRVAESTAELRQSLANSEQLIAEQAHLLAENDQQRSTIRSLSLPILPLHQHMLLAPLIGTFEQQRLHDIQTQLLQAVEAYQAKILLLDLTGVAVLDQAGAAMLQRIVQASSLLGAVVAFIGVQPEAAQAIVSMGHELGNVRVFRDLQAAIQQHSRLLFDS is encoded by the coding sequence ATGCGTTTTAAGGCTTTACTCGCAGGACTTTTCCGAATCAACCACGCCGACGCAAATATTCGACGGCGTGGTAAGGCCATCGTCGGTATTACCTTTTTTTTGGTTTGCTGTATCACATTAATTGGCATTTTTAGCATTTTTGCTGCTGGTTGGCGCGAAACTGCCTTACTCACTAGCCCTTTTGGGCTGCTTGGGCTAGCAGCAATTTGGCTGGCTCGCCGTGGAATGGCTAATCGCGCCGCCGGATTATTGATTGCCGCCGCACTTGTGGCCTTGGTCGCAGCGCCAGTATTAGCCAATCGGGTGGCTTTTACGCCATTTTTCTTTCTCTTGCCAATTTTGATGGCCTTTGTCACGCTTTCGCCACGTGGTTTGCTGTTCGCAAGTGGCACAAGTGTGGCTTCGGTTGGATTATTAGCCTGGTTAACTCAGAATATTCCGCAAACATTACCACAAAACAGCGAGGTATTTGGCTTAGCCAGTACCCTGTTGTTGATAATTATTGGCTTGGGCTATGTTGGCTCACGCACCACCCACCAAGCCATCCAGGCAATGAATTTAGCTCAACAGCAGAGCCGCGAATTAACCAACACTTTGCAAGTCGAACGCGATCAACTCAGCCAACGGGTCGCCGAAAGTACCGCCGAATTACGCCAGAGTTTGGCAAATTCAGAGCAGTTGATCGCCGAACAAGCGCATTTATTGGCTGAAAATGATCAGCAACGTTCAACGATTCGTTCGTTGAGTTTGCCAATCTTGCCATTGCACCAACACATGCTGCTTGCGCCACTAATTGGTACGTTTGAGCAGCAGCGTTTGCACGATATTCAAACCCAGCTTTTACAGGCAGTTGAGGCCTATCAAGCCAAAATTCTGCTCTTGGATTTAACTGGAGTTGCGGTGCTCGATCAGGCGGGGGCTGCTATGCTTCAGCGGATTGTCCAAGCCAGCAGCTTGCTTGGGGCAGTTGTCGCATTCATCGGCGTGCAGCCTGAGGCGGCTCAGGCGATTGTGAGTATGGGCCACGAGCTTGGCAATGTACGGGTTTTTCGCGATCTGCAAGCGGCAATTCAGCAACATAGTCGGCTGTTGTTCGATAGCTAG